Part of the Amphiura filiformis chromosome 9, Afil_fr2py, whole genome shotgun sequence genome is shown below.
TATAAAAAATTATCGTTAATCTCAATCTTGTCACAAAAAAGTACAGGTGTTTTTCTGTAATTAGGCGTTTTAGGCTTCCGTACATTGTGTTTATTTTGCTCAGGGCACTGAATTAAACGgtcctttaaaggcccattcagtgatttgctcatctggaggatcgtaataatcatcaaaatttagattttggcacctttgttagtgtcatatagATGTACATAGGTTACGTAGCCTGCTGGTGGTTGAGACGAAAGCCATGTGTTATTACTATTAAAAAcgaaatgagacattttacatgaatctataCGCGAGTAGATAAGTTTAATGTGTATTTGTATGGGGCTTGAGTCTTAACTGTCTAAggcaataaaacaatttaaaaaattttacaCCTGGCTTTGCTGGGatgactgaatgggcctttaaattgtATCTTGAAACAAaagacctttttcaaaattatgtattttcaaaatttcGAATAGTGTTCTTGAACTTACCGGTAATTTCCAAAATGACACACAAATACATGCATGACAGAACACTACTTggtaaacaaataggcctaaatggcaAATTTGTATACATGGCGTATTAATTAATCATTACAAGTTTATCTTATAGGAGGACACTCAGACATAGTGGATCTTATCTAATACATTGATCATTTATCGCAACACTATCTCTTTAAGTACTTTGCAAATATCCGATTTCTGACCTCCACGGGTCCTATCGTGTttaaaagtaaataaacaaaacagCTCAAAGGTTCTGTTGTGTGAATCAACAAATGTTTGACCCACTTTAGGAAttgcttttgttttgtattatgtgtattgtacttgtttattttgattaATGAGGAAAATACATTAGAgcttattaaaataatttttcaatgAATTACTATTCCAATGTGAGTTATTTCTTCTACTGCATGTATTCTATTTGACTACAATGTTTtcagcgactttggagaaccagtGGACCTACAtgtattctgaagtgctaagatCATGAGggtcattcacagttaatttgaagaaaaaaaaatacgaaAAAAATTAGTTTGTTTTCCTTTATACCACAAACTAATGTAAatctcttcatctatcacattttataaatttaaaaatttaaaagaaaactaaaaaaaaaaagatttaaccAATATCCGATCTGAAAATCAGTTGAGCCCTAGTGTCAATCGGATTGTTTGCTAGTTCTATCTACCCCAGTGCCCCTACAATGCAGTGATCATGCACCGTATTTGGCGTATTATACACCAACCACAATTCAGTGACAAATACTGTCAGTAACACTTCCATAAAAGGTAAACACGCTTTTAAGTCGGCCTTCCTCCACTTCCACCGCAGCGCTGCGCAGACGTATGTACCTCTGCTCGTATTTTTTAACTGATTCAACATAAATCACCAGTATTTCGTTTGACTGCTGCTGGCATAATATACATTATACATAGTACCAGTTCCTGAATATTTAGTATTTGTCCGCAAATCCTACATAATTGGTTTCCTTTTAGTTGACACAGATGTCTTCACACCGTGTTGGTTTAATTGCACGTATCAGAATTGTATGTGCAGGATAGTGCTTCAGCTAAGTCCCCTCGGGCTAATTAGTGCCTCGGTCATGAATGAATCATCATCCTTGACAGTGCGATATTTTTGCAGTCTTTATTTTTTGCACATATTCGGCGTGAAATACTTAAATCATGATCCTGAATCTTATTGAAATATCGTACCAAGTATGAGTATGGTAGTtaaaagtaaattattttgcataaaaatatgaagtaaaaattaGTAACGACAAAAATGAAGCTGCGAAAACGTTTATGGTGCAGAACTGCAGACATTGCCAAAGGTACATTTGTGGGGCAGCTGGGATGGAAGGCATGTGTTGATGCGCGGTTAGTCACGTAGTGTGACTTAAGTTCTTACTTTAGGTACCGGTATTTTAGTTGTGGGTTCTTTATGGTAGCTGATGACACTATGATACATCATAAATAAGCACAGATGCTTCACAATATGCTTAGAAAAATCTTGATTATTTTAAGTATTAGCActgatcttgatcttgatattCATACTGCCCAACACTCCTTGCGGAGTCACTCGGATAGTACGGAAGCTAAATAGATCTACTATACAACTTGGTTCTAACTTGTCCAAGTGAAGCTTATTGTAATTGTATCAGTCCCTCTACCACTCACTTCTCAATCCCATGATTGGATTGTTAACTTTAAAATtaccttattttatatttttattttatttttttatatagtaTGAATTTAAATTTATGCAGAAAATAGTCAACAAATGTGTTTAGAAAACATATTATGAATCATGCAAGTTTGGTTCATCCTGTTCCAAGGATTTCCTTTTCCTAGTTCCCACCTGTTTTCTACCTGACTTACTTGCGTAAAATGTTCAATTATATCTAATCCATGCGGAAGAAATTGTTTTATAGTGAACTTGAAAACACCTGACTAATGAACTGAGTATCACTTGCCCACTTTGTTTTTGTTTGCACACCTTGGCTTAAAAAACGTGTTATATAAATGTGCACTGTTTGGAGTTATTTCACCGCAACTTTATTAAAAATTGGTAACCAAAGATCATTGTGTGCGAGGTTAAACAACTGATTGACTcgttaaatgaaaaacaaaacaaaaccgtCTGAAGTGAATTTTAGTTCCGCAACAGCTGTAGTGTCCTGAACTAGATGTAACCCTTTATTTGTTTGCATTGTGTTCTAAAAATAATTAGCTAACAGGATTTAATCAGGCAGTTTGTGTTGATATCAAAAAGTTTGTGAGAAATTGATATGTGTGTTCAATAACAACAATTGTACCAAGTTTCAGTTGCGATGATGCAATTGCGGACTTGATATCAAAATCCGAGATTCCAGGAAAGttaattttaaaagaaatattcTAATTGAAAGCAatactttctttttttcttgacCACAGATCATCTCCATCAAACGGTACCCCGAAAGAGCAAGAGAAGCGCATTAGACGTGAAATCGCCAATAGTAACGAGCGACGTCGCATGCAGAGTATCAACTCTGGTTTTCAGTCTCTACGCACCCTACTTCCCAACCACGATGGCGAGAAGCTTAGCAAGGTATTTCACATTTAAATTATCAACTTGTTCACTTGTCAACTATTTTGTGCAATTCAAAGAAGTACATGTAGAGTAAAACATGCATACATTGAAATCTTTTctgataaaatttaaaaaagaagccAGTAAAAAGCCCAGTTCATACAATGGTAGGGCTATGCGTCTGCTGTCAACCAGaatggctttcacatacttatgcaTCATGCAGGTTTGAGAGCCCTTTCATAGAATTGGACCTTAGCAGTAGGCTTTGCTGACGCAACATTTGTTAATCCCAATCAGAAAGCTTTCAAAATGGACAATTTAGATATACCCAAGTTGCATCACCTAATAAACAACAACTGTGTCATGTGTTTTTGGTTGGCAGGCGGCCATCTTGCAGCAGACATCAGACTACATCTACCGCCTCGAGCAGGAGAAGACGACATTACTGAACCAGGTGGTGCAGCTCAAAAGGTTACTCAAGAAATACGAGAAGATGGAGGATGGCGACTCTCCTTCGCCGAAGAGGAGAAAGCGGAATGATAGCATGATGGACGAAGGAATTGGAAGCCCAGAGAGCATGGAAGATACCATTCCCTCCAACAGGGTAAGTCAAATGTCTTCCTCCTTGTATATatgcaaacaaaatacaaaaaaaaagataaagataaaataaGGTAAAGATAATGTTGTTCGCAATTCACAAGTATCACAAACCATGATGCAAACAAAGTAGGTATATGCTCTATTCCTGTACTTGTGATAGACCATGTTTAGTTTCCCTAATGCAGTCACACTATTTGTGACCACATCAGCCCAAATTGAAAAGTGAAATGGACCATGTTCAGTTTCCACTTTCTGTCACCACATTAACGCAACTTGAAAAGTGCATCGGTTACTAATTGCTCATATTTTGTACTAACCACAGCCTCATGAGGACATCAGGAGAGACATTGTGGAGCTCAGATGCCAGTTGGACAGAGAGAGAAGGTACCGTATGGTCTTGGAAGAACAGAACAGAACCCTGGAAGCCCAGCTGTACCCAGAGAAGCTCAAAGAACTTGCTAAACAGGTGTGTATCTTGTTTTCTAAGAGCTTGGTGCAGTAGAGGAGCAtgacctagtggtgtttgcaTGCAAATAGTGAGACAAATATGAAATAAAGCTGATACACAAGAGGAGTGGTGTGGGATTAGTCAGTAAAATTGGGCTAAAACAGGAAAAATATGGGGCCTGCCATCCCACACGCCTTCAATTCAATAACATGTGCATCCAGCTTAGACCCAGTACCTGTTCTCTACCAAGGTACTGGACATATGAAAGATGCTAAATAAAATGATTGCCAGGATTCGCTAACACTACTAGAGTCCCCCGACTCCATGAGTAGAGTTTGATAGTAGGCCTGGACACAGTGTATCAactattttattaaaatataaaatctaCTAGTACTAGAGGAGTAGAGGTGTTGTGCACTACACAGTTCACTCACATAGTCGAGCGTGTCCCATCTGACCTCATTCAAAATAATACGCACTGACTGGACGCATAGTACACTATAAAGGAATTGAATGATTTATCATATTGTGCGAGGTCATTTCAAATCTGCTGTCCCAACTTTTTTCTATGAGTGAACTTTGTAATCTGAAATAAGAATCTTGTCCAATACCATCTTTTTGAATGAAAACTAAATAAACAACCCTTTTATTCCACTCCACAGATCCAGATTCAGGAGCAGCAGCAAGTTTTCCATGATCGTAAAATAGAGCTAGAAGTGGCCGCTGCCCAACAGCGGACGATGTTGATCCAATACCAAGTACCACAGCAGGCCCCACCTGCTGTCGCCCCAACAACATCAACGACGTCGAGGCAAAACCTTGAGACAATTGTGCAAGCCATCCGGCACTTGGAGGGTGATAAGCCCACCCCTGGTAACACACCTGTACAGACTCCATCCCATACACCTACACCGGAAGATGAGGCGAGGAAGCAGCGTGATGACGCTCCTCCCCAACATTTTGTCGAACCACCGCAGGTGGAAAGAATCGAGTTGTGTCGGAAAACAATGGACAATTACACGACGGAAGCCGACAGAGAAGTAGATCAATACACATCGCAGCAGAGACTGCACGTTGAACTTGTCCATCCCGTCGACAGACTCACGACGCGACCGATGACGTCGCCGATGGCATCCAGACCGACGCCGCCTCCACCACGGCCCAGTATTATTGTATCATGAGTGTAATTTTAGTGTAGCTATTGTAGACATAGTGTAGCTTTATGATATATTACATAGTGATATATTGCTAGAGAATATTGTATTCTTATAATAATATGAATATGTGTAAGCAAACAGATGAAGCATGGCagactttaaaaaatatttggtgCAAACATGCCATGTGGATTGTTTATGTACACATATAAAAACCTaacaaaaagtataaaaaagaaattgaaaaaaaaaaagacttgtcCAGTATTTGAGGGATCTTGGCATAGTATTTTAATGATACAGTGCACATCAATATTCACAGTGAAATTTGTTTCCTATGTCAACGAAGATGGAAGTTTGTGATATTCTTATCAAGGAGAGAAACTTGATACCAGGAAATGAATTTTCAAGAATGTTGCATGAATTTGGTATTACCTTATTGTGTGGCAACTAGCATTTTCCCTACATGTAGATTAAATTGCAACAACTTGGTTATGTTTTGCTCATATTCGTGATGGAATGCCAAGTGTCTGGACTTTTAAACTCCTCACCCTACTCATATTTTGATACCATATTGTTAAGCATTGTGTGCTATTTATATATCATCTGCACAGACAATCTTCTGGTACATTTTTCGCTTAACAGCATCAAAAGTTGATGtttataaaattatttcattattagTCAACTTGCCAAGTATGTGCTTGTGTTTTATAAGCCCAACTACTTTGTTATTTGCATCAATACCTATTACTTTGTCTTGGCAACCTTCAAGTTGTTTCTCAGGCGATGTCAAACATCTTGCAGCACACGAGAGGTTAACTGTGGGAGGGTTTGGAAATAGGCCAGGGTAAAGTTTGGATGTGGTCCAAGACAGTGTTGGCCTGGCTAGCTGGCTCAGCTGTGCATGCAATGGAAAGCATTGTTTATGGTCAGGGTGACATGAAGTGCATGGGTAAAGGAGAATGGTATGGTGAAATCATGTTATTTTCTTTGGTTGAATGACATTGATCCTCACTCAGTGGCTGCACTTGTGGGATTTGTCTCCCCCCCTCCATATTTTTCATTCATGCTTGCGCCCCCCGCCCACTTTAGGCCTTAAAGACCCAAAAATTCCAAGAATTTtcaactttttgtggcaattttaggcaaaattggttgattccccCAATTCACTTTgtttgaccccccaaaaaaaaaaaaccacttgcgACACCACTACTCCCATTGTATTCCGTACCTTCTGATAACATGCGGAGAAAAAGTAGGTTAAATTCAAAAGTTGGGTTAAAGTCAAACCTTTTTAGGCACATTTGGCTTATAAAATCCAACAAAAcatttccagccatgatattctCAAGGTCAGTAAGTAAAATATGAACTTTGGCACTCTCTATTTTCATGGACGTGAAGTGGGGAGCCATCCTCCTTTAACTAACCTTGGAACTTTTCCAAATGTGGCACATGCATTATGTGAACTGTGTGCGCATGTGCCTGCAGTAGTCACATGATTGTTGTGGCCCTGAGTGAATAGGctctataaggccaaataaaaaaataaacatgtttcacgtcccccccgcttccttttttgaggtttcctcaattttatttttattttttgaaattcagtgataacttttcataaaatatgtctaggaagtagagatgctttctatagccttatATTAAAACAAGGCACACTTTTATatggttttgtgatagttagagggggcctatttctcagaacatgaaataaaaagaggcctcctttttccaggcattattgtatacgctaaaacaactctaattatgggtattcacactgattttgcgataaaaaataaaaagccccctcttcctcctttttttcaaaaacctggacgtgaaacatgttttttttattttacttggcctaatcagAAGTCTTGTGCGTAATATTATGATTCCATATGAAAAGTAATAAACGCCTTCCAAAACATTTTACTTCTGGTCACATCGCGAAATTTTGTGTAGGTCCGCTAAAGTGTCAAATGCAGTTGCAAGCTGGGAAATATGCTAGTTGTCATTGAGGTATAAAATATGTGCCAAGGTCCTTGCAAACACCAATCTGGACATTGTAATGTGAAGCAAAAACAATTGTACATACATATCAATTATTATATAGCATGTTCTATATATATTAGTCTGCTTCAGAATCAGACATTGTTATCAACATTCACTCCAGTCCTTTTGTTATGTGTTATATGTAGCTCCAGCCTAAGTCACTGGGTGGCTAAAAAAGGCAATGGACGTGTCATCTGTGGTGAACTTGTGATGTATTTAATGTGTGACTTGTTGTGTGAGAGAGCGCATGTGAAGTTTTTTTGTGTGTACCAAGCAATATTCTCTCGTTCGTGACGACTTTGTACAGTTAACAACCAGCACCTCATTTTAACTTATTTATTTTGAGCAGTAAAAGTGCTTTGAGACATTATGGGTATATATGGTAGCTATGGAAACATTCTGACTCaatgtgtttttaaaataattcatTAATGTATTTAAAACGTTGAAGAAAATCGTTGGATACTCGTATTGGGGTAGTTACAGAATGATATGCATTGCTGAACCCGTCCTCCCTGTTCACCGAGATAGATCCGacctaacactaggatccacaacatgctcatctatcaaggcacagttctttaaccccaatagattTGCACATTCGTTGAATGACctatgaaaatttgggtacaaaaactcatactctgaaacttgaggtcaaattttgcactatgattgtttaatttgaggttattgaactatgccattgggggtgaggctattgtggtccatagtgtaatcAGTGCTAGAGATTTGAATTCAGTCCAATGTGACACACATTGAGAGAAAGTACAAATGTAGCCTGGTGAAAGACCTCAGTTAAATCATTGCAACCTGTACTATATCTCATAAAGTGTAAGAACCTTGCAAGATTTGGTACAAGACTACACCAGATAGTAGGCCAGAGGAAATTGCTTATTAACTCCTCTCATTCATTGCTGGCTGGTAAAGTGGTACACTGTTACAAGTGGCAACGCTGAGACTTGATCCAAGACCTCACCTTGCACCGGAAGTTGTTACTTCCAGGAAGGGGAAATAGAGGGAACTGTGCTCTTCCGTAGTAGCCCTGTTACTGCTAGTACCGGCTAATCATACGAGATTCTATTGGCCAATAGCAAACAAGCAGTTAGTCTCCAAACAGATCTAAATGTTGAATGGAAGGTTATGTGCAACTTATATAGAGTGTGCTAGTACTAGACTGATCAAATATTTTGCTTTGATGCACACAAAAGGAGTATTATCTATGCAAGTAAAACTTATCAGCATGTGTTGTAGACTGTGTTCAAAGTTGGCCACGGAACATATCATGCTTAATGTTCAGTTTGGATGCCTACAtattcaggcctcgaaataagccagaatttctgaggcccatttgggcccttgatcttcaatgtttgtgggcccgaatttgagacattggttttaacctatgaaccccacaaaaaagtgagcaaattgccacaaattttgcgggccatttgggcccaccagatgtgtcttttgtgggccctcactgattttgggAGCCAAGGGCccttgggccctccttatttcgagccctgtaCATATTATGGACCAATACATATCATTCTGTAGCTCAACTCTCTTTGGTGGTCTTGACAGACGTCGCCATGGCATTCATTCCACATGATTGGTCTGAGATCATCATCCCCACAGTTTTGCACTGTGATACTTTTTCTTTCAGTTCCGAAAGTCATATTCTATTTCTTTGAGGTTAAAATGTTTTGGACTCGGCTGTTTGATGTTTTgtacaaaattataaaaaaaggtACCAAAGTGCAATTGTGTTAAAACACTGTTTGAAAAGAAACTTGTAATATTATATACATACGTGTATTTGAGTTGTTTTTTGAAAGCGATGAATGAATGTTGTTTTTAATTGATGTTATTTATATAATTGCAAGGGAAATTTTGCTGTTTGTTACAAATAGCAGTCTGTGTTAACACATTCACTGATTACTGTAGCCTGAAGAGTGCATAATCATTGCTTTTCAACATTAAACTTGCAAGGAATATTTTGAACGAGAACTTGATTATTAAATTCAATTGTTTACTCGTGTTGGGCCTTTATGAGCATTCCAATGTACAAGATAAATTTTCAGAACCAGCAATTTACTGTCTTGTAAATGACCAAAAAACTGCTAAATTGATCTGGTGAATATTTCATGTGATTCAACTGTGTTCAGTCTAGTTACAAGGAGATATTTGCATACACACCAATTGTATCGCCTTTGTACATGCTTGAATGGCAATTTACTGTGaggctttttgttgttgttgttggatgGTGAAAGatcatttaaaaatataaaaatgatgGCAATAAGTATTCCCTCAAGTTTAATGTTGATAACAGAAAACTTGATTTCCTGGTCCCGGTGGCAGCTGATCTCCTAGCCAAAATTTCATTGTTCTAAGAACATAAAACGTTTTTGATTTAGGACGTTTGATATATAAATTCCAACCTGTTTGACTGTGCTGTGTGATCAATTTGTTACAGAAAataatatatttgtatactatctgtATTAAATCTTTGTAGTAAGATTGTTATGTACTTAAgaaattttaaccccatgagaaatacctgccgattggccaaaaagaagttttcattatcaattggcccaatcagcaacattgttagaataatttcaccacgcaaaaaaatcagggtgaattatttgcaaagctccattctgattggtgattaaagtgaagatatcatgtaattgaccaatcagaggcaatgttagatcggcatgtagtgctcagggggttaagggtTGTTTTCAGAGTTGATGTTGAACACAATGAACAGGGAAGACAGTTTTTATCTAGACAGGAGGGCAGGTACCCTAGTTTGGTGggaattggctattccatttaaaatctactctacccctgtggaagattttggaaatatcttccagagggggagtacgaatttcaaatggaatgagcacattaggcagctccatttgaatttcatacaccctctgagaaagatttaacctgaatctttcactgagggagggtgagttgcaAATTGAGTTAGCTGGTGTGTTGAtgttgattccatttaaaaattcatactccctctctggaagatatttccaaaatctgccaCAGGTAATGTCGATTATaaaatcaaatggaattgcccaattacGGTGTTGTGCTTTAATACATATGTACCTCAATGTAGCAATCGGACGGTAAAGATGACAACAGTCTGAAATGTCAGAAAATGCAATGTACATCGCTGAAATTTATCCGCACCATCCaaaaatgacatttacaattcCATTTACCTGGATGTTATCACCCTGCTACAGTAATTgccaaagtcattttttgtaattttgagaaggtACAAAATGTGATTCAAGCATGCATTAGTTACCTAATCACCCTATCCATTTTGGATCATTCCCTTGAATTTGTatcatcatttgttcttgtgcaaagattggtgaataaatacatTTATATGCATGCTGgaatcatattttgtactttgttctcaaaattacaaaaaaatgacgtGGGCAATTATTGTAGCAGGCTGATGTTACATTACTTTTAATGCATCAGACTCGTGTGTATATTTGCCTTCAGTGGACAATTAGTGAAAGAAGTGACCACACTGATGGTTCTGATGGCTGGAATCCCATTGCAGGTGAAACCAGACACATCTGATATCACCTCACAATTCTGTTGTTTTCAATGCAAAATAATGATAGTTACTACACTTGAATTGACAACATTCATAATCAGGAACACATCACAGAATAAATCACAAAGGCTTTGTTTTGCGGATTCAATTGACAGTTTTGAGTAACTTGTCTGTTACATTGCAATGTTACTTTGTTTGTGGTAATTGCAATACTCTTACAAAGATGTTAGTGAGCAGTGTGTATGTGACTGACTTATACTCCAAGTCATCAAGAGTAATAGTATTATGTGTACAGCTTGCGTTTACAATGCATTATGAAACAATGCAATTAATATAACCAAATATCAAGTCTACTGTGGAAATAGTCTTGAAAATGTGCTACTCCAGAAAAGAAAGTACGTACAATGCATTGTGatctttatgctggttt
Proteins encoded:
- the LOC140160878 gene encoding transcription factor AP-4-like, whose protein sequence is MAYYLKKMGKELSASGINVHDDVVGPPFDGRSSPSNGTPKEQEKRIRREIANSNERRRMQSINSGFQSLRTLLPNHDGEKLSKAAILQQTSDYIYRLEQEKTTLLNQVVQLKRLLKKYEKMEDGDSPSPKRRKRNDSMMDEGIGSPESMEDTIPSNRPHEDIRRDIVELRCQLDRERRYRMVLEEQNRTLEAQLYPEKLKELAKQIQIQEQQQVFHDRKIELEVAAAQQRTMLIQYQVPQQAPPAVAPTTSTTSRQNLETIVQAIRHLEGDKPTPGNTPVQTPSHTPTPEDEARKQRDDAPPQHFVEPPQVERIELCRKTMDNYTTEADREVDQYTSQQRLHVELVHPVDRLTTRPMTSPMASRPTPPPPRPSIIVS